A stretch of the Candidatus Neptunochlamydia vexilliferae genome encodes the following:
- a CDS encoding tetratricopeptide repeat protein, translating to MSSTNPLNKDPVLFFTNMASPDTSNSSSSSSSSSSSSSSTTHLTGPLSKNSVYQQFVNMVSEENKNSQKTLEAELEKGNAIACNKNGFTLFDLTKPIDRPGLLKRIKEKIKQEPNNGFELKIIKAIGRAWMYHIRRDSAYEPIIAQLEEVLQEPNQNFSPELKGKVLNHLAEAYSEQAKSNEELMDKCLENHLKALDIRKKLYSPDNESAWEGLAETYNHIGEAYSSKKEFLRAVDQYEKAYDLFAKHAKHSDSFARKDLLILLSNMGYAYLKTMDKEKACKYFKAVAVLDQIFDPDGKKKLVSIGVALSNYGMLLNSLKRYSKAVEVFNRALEMGGGSIARGGLAYAYSNQGNFKKAEEEYKEAKKGFESLSAQKKAQFYINFGSLYKKKGQYEKAIECFNESIKTFREEKKENKLAFAFKELAFCYLKIGKDDQAKDTLTVAIDILRNSGASEQNIILVDALNLLRSLEIKGNRKKEAKELNNQINSLLVRDRHQLLKNKRELKLKEAALKEELERQNQELEALNKTHLGEY from the coding sequence ATGTCGAGTACCAACCCTTTAAACAAAGATCCTGTTCTATTTTTTACCAATATGGCTAGTCCCGATACTAGCAATAGTTCTTCTAGTTCTTCTAGCTCCTCAAGTTCTTCTAGCTCTACAACTCATTTAACAGGTCCGCTGTCTAAGAATTCGGTTTATCAACAATTTGTAAACATGGTTTCTGAAGAGAATAAAAATTCTCAAAAAACATTAGAGGCAGAGCTAGAAAAAGGTAATGCTATAGCCTGTAACAAAAATGGCTTCACGCTTTTTGACTTAACCAAACCAATAGATCGTCCTGGGTTACTTAAACGTATAAAAGAAAAAATTAAACAAGAACCTAACAATGGTTTTGAGCTAAAAATAATAAAAGCCATCGGTCGAGCTTGGATGTACCATATCAGGCGCGACTCAGCGTATGAACCAATAATTGCTCAGCTTGAAGAAGTATTACAGGAACCAAACCAAAATTTTAGCCCAGAGTTGAAGGGAAAAGTGCTTAATCACTTAGCCGAGGCTTACAGTGAACAAGCCAAATCTAATGAAGAATTGATGGATAAGTGTTTAGAAAATCACCTGAAAGCATTGGATATTCGAAAAAAATTGTACAGCCCAGACAATGAATCAGCATGGGAAGGGCTAGCAGAAACCTATAACCATATAGGTGAGGCCTATTCGAGCAAAAAAGAATTTTTAAGAGCAGTTGATCAATATGAAAAGGCTTACGACCTCTTTGCTAAACATGCTAAACATAGTGACTCCTTTGCTCGAAAAGATCTTCTGATTTTGCTAAGCAATATGGGGTATGCCTACCTTAAAACTATGGATAAAGAGAAGGCCTGCAAATATTTTAAAGCTGTAGCCGTTTTGGACCAAATTTTTGATCCAGACGGTAAGAAAAAACTGGTTTCTATTGGCGTTGCTTTAAGTAATTATGGCATGTTGCTTAATAGTTTGAAGAGGTATTCTAAAGCGGTCGAAGTGTTTAATCGTGCACTAGAGATGGGAGGGGGATCTATTGCAAGGGGAGGTTTAGCATATGCTTACTCCAATCAGGGGAATTTCAAAAAGGCTGAAGAAGAGTATAAAGAAGCTAAAAAAGGCTTTGAAAGTCTCTCAGCACAGAAAAAGGCTCAATTTTACATCAATTTTGGTTCTTTATATAAAAAAAAAGGACAATATGAGAAAGCTATTGAATGCTTTAATGAAAGCATCAAAACCTTTAGAGAAGAAAAGAAGGAAAATAAGCTCGCCTTTGCTTTTAAAGAATTGGCTTTTTGCTATTTAAAGATTGGAAAAGATGATCAAGCAAAAGATACCCTCACTGTAGCAATAGATATTTTAAGAAATTCCGGGGCGTCTGAGCAAAATATTATCCTTGTTGATGCTCTGAACTTGCTTAGGTCCTTAGAGATCAAAGGAAACAGGAAAAAAGAAGCAAAAGAATTGAATAATCAAATCAATTCTTTGTTGGTAAGAGATCGGCATCAGTTGCTTAAAAACAAAAGAGAATTAAAGCTCAAAGAGGCAGCCTTAAAGGAAGAACTAGAGAGACAAAATCAGGAATTAGAAGCTTTAAATAAGACACATTTAGGAGAGTATTAA
- a CDS encoding 4-alpha-glucanotransferase, with protein sequence MSLEQTAVGRGWKRVGVRHHHGIQVPLLSIWTEQSQGCGEFLDLIPLIDWLSDLGMDVLQLLPLNDSGEDASPYKALSGTALHPIYLSLHALTDEKLTFSESKRVPYWEVLEKKLAFLKKYVADMEKVILEDPSYQAFVERSPHLRYYARYKVKTEGETENFHLIVQYLCHTQLLKVKKHAEKKGVFLKGDIPILLSPKSADVWAHPEFFDLSLQAGSPPTKFDPKGQVWKFPLYNWKAMEENHFEWWRRRIQTAAQYFHLYRIDHIIGFFRIWAIPHGEIADKGFFVPKKEGLMEVQGRKLLETLLSFSDMLPIGEDLGDPPHFIRETMLELGIPGTKILRWSPNIEAYPPASLSTVSTHDLEPSLSQEMVHKSHHTPSLFHINLLQEYLPPELTWGNPEDEVINIPGTENHFNWTYRYKCPLEVLTNDASLNERIKALVRLK encoded by the coding sequence ATGAGCCTCGAGCAGACAGCAGTTGGGCGCGGGTGGAAAAGGGTAGGTGTTCGCCACCACCACGGCATACAGGTTCCCCTCCTTTCGATCTGGACAGAGCAAAGCCAAGGATGTGGAGAGTTCCTCGACCTGATCCCTTTGATCGACTGGCTCTCTGATCTCGGAATGGATGTGTTGCAGCTTCTTCCCTTAAACGACTCGGGAGAGGATGCGAGCCCTTATAAAGCCCTCTCCGGAACAGCCCTTCATCCCATTTACCTGAGCCTCCATGCACTCACCGATGAAAAGCTAACCTTTTCGGAAAGTAAACGGGTTCCCTACTGGGAAGTCTTAGAGAAAAAGCTCGCGTTTTTAAAAAAGTATGTGGCCGACATGGAAAAAGTGATCCTTGAGGACCCAAGCTACCAAGCCTTTGTAGAAAGGAGTCCCCACCTCCGCTATTATGCCCGCTATAAAGTCAAAACCGAGGGAGAGACAGAAAACTTTCACTTGATTGTTCAATACCTCTGCCACACGCAGCTTCTCAAAGTAAAAAAACATGCGGAGAAAAAGGGGGTGTTTCTTAAGGGGGATATTCCGATTCTTTTGAGTCCCAAGAGCGCCGATGTGTGGGCCCATCCCGAGTTTTTTGACCTCTCGCTCCAGGCGGGCAGCCCCCCTACGAAGTTCGATCCAAAAGGGCAAGTGTGGAAATTCCCCCTCTATAACTGGAAAGCGATGGAGGAAAACCATTTTGAATGGTGGCGGAGACGGATTCAAACAGCCGCACAATACTTTCACCTTTACCGGATCGATCATATCATCGGCTTCTTCCGGATTTGGGCCATCCCTCATGGAGAAATAGCCGATAAAGGTTTTTTCGTTCCGAAAAAAGAGGGGCTGATGGAAGTGCAAGGGAGAAAACTTTTGGAAACCCTCCTCTCTTTTTCCGATATGCTCCCCATAGGAGAAGATTTGGGCGACCCCCCTCATTTTATTCGAGAGACGATGTTAGAACTCGGAATTCCCGGAACCAAGATTCTCCGCTGGAGCCCTAACATTGAAGCGTATCCTCCAGCAAGTCTCTCGACCGTGTCAACTCACGATCTCGAGCCTTCACTCTCCCAAGAGATGGTCCACAAAAGTCACCACACCCCAAGCCTTTTTCATATCAACCTGCTCCAGGAATACCTTCCTCCAGAACTGACTTGGGGAAACCCTGAAGATGAGGTCATCAACATCCCTGGTACCGAAAACCATTTTAACTGGACTTACCGGTATAAATGTCCGTTGGAGGTGTTGACGAATGACGCTTCTCTTAATGAGAGAATTAAGGCTCTTGTGCGTTTAAAATAA
- a CDS encoding ISKra4 family transposase, with protein MEQVIAQAKKQFEDILKYVQEEAQNQQINEVEKGIFRSLLELGLTFLRIFLQQKGVGYKGRVHLDKEGNERSYHSKKNKKYLSIFGKISILRACYWTKEKGEIYPLDTELNMPKIEHSYVLQEWGAILGSEEPYKKSAKFLETILGIPLWGSTIETIIQRAGIDAPNFYKERQEPFKKSEKEIFVATADGKGIVMKKGELEKPPPKKKPRKMKKKGERSKKSQAESELKPGKKKMSTVIGAYTISRHKRTAESILSKKKKNDPPRPVNKVVQATLEGKEEAIQRLKAEVEKRDPQREKQSVALVDGEHKLRNLLKTYLPWFTIIIDIFHVMEYLWMGAHIFFKKGSAKAQSWVTDKLTKLLNGKIEEIISELKRDLEAISQSKKKQLLKIITYLENGKEHMRYDKYLVKGYPIGSGVVEGACKNLVKDRMEQSGMQWTINGAEAVLSMRSIQINGMANDYWRYHISKERERLYGSFMESEMSELAA; from the coding sequence ATGGAACAAGTTATAGCACAAGCCAAAAAACAATTCGAGGATATTTTAAAGTATGTTCAAGAAGAGGCTCAGAATCAACAAATTAACGAAGTTGAAAAAGGGATTTTTCGAAGCCTTTTAGAGTTGGGTTTGACCTTTCTCAGGATATTTCTTCAGCAAAAAGGAGTTGGATACAAGGGTAGAGTTCATTTGGATAAGGAGGGAAATGAGCGTAGCTACCATTCGAAGAAAAATAAGAAGTATCTATCAATATTTGGAAAAATAAGTATTTTAAGAGCCTGCTATTGGACAAAAGAAAAGGGTGAAATTTACCCTTTAGATACAGAGCTTAATATGCCCAAAATAGAGCATTCTTATGTATTACAAGAGTGGGGGGCAATTCTTGGATCTGAGGAGCCTTATAAAAAATCGGCTAAATTTTTAGAAACCATTCTAGGAATTCCCCTATGGGGAAGCACGATTGAAACTATTATCCAACGAGCTGGTATCGATGCCCCGAACTTTTACAAAGAGCGCCAAGAACCTTTCAAAAAAAGTGAAAAAGAAATTTTTGTAGCAACAGCTGATGGGAAGGGTATTGTGATGAAAAAGGGAGAGCTTGAAAAACCACCTCCTAAAAAAAAGCCAAGGAAAATGAAGAAGAAAGGGGAAAGGTCAAAAAAATCACAGGCCGAAAGTGAGCTGAAACCAGGAAAAAAGAAAATGTCCACTGTTATTGGAGCTTACACAATATCCCGACATAAAAGGACTGCAGAAAGCATTTTGAGCAAGAAAAAGAAGAACGACCCTCCTCGCCCAGTCAATAAAGTGGTTCAAGCAACTTTAGAGGGAAAGGAAGAGGCAATCCAGCGTCTAAAGGCAGAGGTTGAAAAAAGGGATCCCCAGAGAGAAAAACAAAGTGTGGCTCTTGTTGATGGAGAACATAAGTTGCGCAACCTGCTTAAAACCTATTTACCTTGGTTCACAATCATCATTGATATCTTCCATGTGATGGAGTACCTATGGATGGGAGCCCATATTTTTTTTAAAAAAGGGAGCGCAAAAGCACAAAGTTGGGTGACTGATAAGCTGACTAAACTTTTAAATGGAAAGATAGAAGAGATTATTTCTGAGTTAAAAAGAGATTTAGAAGCGATATCACAAAGCAAAAAAAAACAGCTGCTTAAAATCATTACCTATTTAGAAAATGGTAAAGAACATATGCGTTATGATAAATATCTCGTGAAGGGATACCCCATTGGATCCGGGGTAGTGGAAGGAGCCTGCAAAAACTTAGTCAAGGATCGAATGGAACAGAGCGGAATGCAATGGACGATAAATGGAGCAGAGGCAGTGCTCAGTATGAGATCTATTCAGATTAATGGGATGGCCAATGATTATTGGCGATACCATATATCTAAGGAAAGAGAGAGGCTGTATGGATCTTTTATGGAAAGTGAAATGTCAGAATTGGCTGCCTAA
- the glgB gene encoding 1,4-alpha-glucan branching protein GlgB translates to MDPTNPHHYLGLHEEGTVIRLLQPGALEVLGEAVTAETNVYRAPQSLTCKDYRIIHPSGLVAHDPYAFLPTFSEEDEQAFQRGDHTALDEVMGGRLCTHQEIAGVKFSVWAPCAKRVSLVGDFNNWEVEKNPMRRMGASGVWELFVPGLEEGALYKFAVFKTDGEVLFKADPYGYQGEMRPHTASVVTRIDRHEWGDQEWMENRKRCPHQPLNIYELHLGAWKKGYREVAPELSAYVKKMGYTHVELMPVMGHPLDESWGYQVSGFYAISRRYGTVEDFQYLVDHLHQEGIGVILDWVPGHFPIDDHSIARFDGTFLYEHQDPCQRYHPQWNTHIFNFGRHEVANFLIGSALFYLGKMHVDGLRVDAVSSIVYLDFERKEGEWLPNVHGGRENLEGIAFLKQLNQKVHDRFPTALMIAEESHAFPGVTDPEGLGFDLRWNLGWMNDTLRYFGTRYASRAEMQESLIHEMSYFYAEKHLLPLSHDEVVHGKKSLLSKSVGNEWEKFAHLRLLLSYMICHPGKKLLFMGGEMGQWLEWDCKEGLHWELLGQSYHHKLHRCVADLNHFYRGHPALYADDFSEEGFEWIDHSDHANGVLAYLRRGGEETLLCVHHFSPEELENYLIPFEGKPREIFSTDLKEYGGYGIMNPDITYEKEGIRFTLPPLATLILQV, encoded by the coding sequence ATGGACCCTACCAATCCACATCACTATTTGGGGCTGCATGAAGAGGGGACGGTGATCCGTCTTCTGCAGCCGGGAGCGCTTGAGGTTCTTGGCGAAGCGGTCACCGCGGAAACAAACGTGTACCGCGCTCCGCAGTCGCTGACCTGCAAAGACTATCGGATCATCCATCCGAGCGGCCTTGTCGCTCATGACCCCTACGCTTTTCTGCCCACCTTTAGCGAGGAAGATGAGCAAGCTTTCCAAAGGGGAGACCATACGGCTCTTGATGAGGTGATGGGCGGACGGCTCTGCACCCACCAAGAGATCGCTGGTGTCAAGTTTTCTGTATGGGCACCCTGCGCAAAACGGGTCTCTCTTGTTGGCGACTTCAATAACTGGGAAGTAGAGAAAAATCCGATGCGGCGGATGGGAGCCTCGGGGGTGTGGGAACTTTTTGTTCCCGGTTTAGAAGAGGGGGCCCTTTATAAGTTTGCGGTTTTCAAGACTGATGGCGAGGTGCTTTTTAAGGCCGATCCTTATGGCTATCAAGGGGAGATGCGTCCCCATACCGCATCGGTTGTCACCCGGATCGATCGGCATGAGTGGGGGGATCAAGAATGGATGGAAAACCGAAAGCGGTGCCCCCATCAGCCCCTCAATATCTATGAACTTCACTTGGGAGCATGGAAAAAGGGATACCGAGAGGTCGCTCCTGAGCTTAGCGCCTATGTGAAGAAGATGGGCTACACCCATGTGGAGCTGATGCCGGTGATGGGACATCCCTTGGATGAATCATGGGGGTATCAGGTCTCGGGCTTTTATGCGATCTCTCGTCGTTATGGAACAGTTGAAGATTTTCAGTACCTGGTCGACCATCTTCATCAAGAGGGAATCGGGGTGATTCTCGACTGGGTTCCCGGTCACTTTCCGATTGATGACCACTCGATCGCCCGCTTTGATGGGACCTTCCTTTATGAGCACCAAGATCCTTGCCAGAGATACCATCCCCAATGGAACACCCACATCTTTAATTTTGGGCGACATGAGGTGGCAAACTTTTTAATCGGAAGTGCCCTTTTTTATTTGGGGAAAATGCATGTTGATGGGCTCCGGGTCGATGCGGTTTCATCGATTGTCTACCTCGACTTTGAACGGAAAGAGGGGGAGTGGCTTCCCAACGTGCATGGGGGAAGGGAAAACCTTGAGGGGATTGCTTTTTTAAAACAGCTGAACCAAAAAGTGCACGATAGGTTCCCAACAGCGCTCATGATTGCTGAAGAATCCCATGCCTTTCCTGGGGTAACCGACCCGGAAGGGCTCGGGTTTGACCTGCGATGGAATTTGGGGTGGATGAACGATACGTTGCGTTATTTTGGGACGCGGTATGCATCTCGCGCCGAGATGCAAGAGAGCTTGATCCATGAGATGAGCTATTTTTATGCTGAAAAACATCTTTTGCCCTTGTCTCACGACGAAGTAGTTCATGGAAAGAAGAGCCTTCTTTCCAAATCTGTGGGGAACGAGTGGGAAAAGTTTGCCCACCTCCGCCTCCTTTTGAGCTATATGATCTGCCATCCAGGAAAGAAATTGCTCTTTATGGGAGGGGAGATGGGGCAGTGGCTTGAGTGGGACTGCAAAGAGGGGCTTCACTGGGAACTCTTGGGCCAATCCTACCACCATAAACTTCACCGGTGCGTCGCAGATCTTAACCATTTTTACCGCGGGCATCCAGCCCTTTATGCCGACGATTTTTCAGAAGAGGGGTTTGAGTGGATCGACCATAGTGACCATGCCAATGGAGTGTTGGCTTACTTAAGGCGAGGCGGGGAGGAAACCCTCCTCTGTGTCCACCACTTTTCCCCCGAAGAGCTTGAAAACTACTTGATCCCTTTTGAAGGGAAACCAAGAGAAATTTTTTCTACCGATTTAAAAGAATATGGGGGGTATGGCATCATGAACCCTGATATCACATATGAAAAAGAGGGGATCAGGTTCACCCTTCCCCCTCTAGCAACCCTTATCCTTCAGGTATGA
- a CDS encoding CesT family type III secretion system chaperone, producing MDRFQELLWDLGEITGIPLHVDKNHACNILLDDTLEVQIQMDEHGENLLMCSFVSEIPPGRFREEVLKEAMKVNSTYHPFGFLAFYEQKSLLILHQFLPAEKLSGEKLVTHLEGFIEEADEWRTALASGASAPRKYQSVSDKPPPFAQ from the coding sequence ATGGACCGCTTTCAGGAACTTCTTTGGGATCTAGGGGAAATCACCGGCATTCCTCTCCATGTGGATAAAAATCATGCGTGTAACATCCTCCTTGATGACACCCTTGAAGTGCAAATTCAGATGGATGAACATGGGGAAAACCTATTGATGTGCTCATTTGTTTCAGAGATTCCTCCCGGACGCTTTCGGGAAGAGGTCTTAAAAGAAGCGATGAAGGTCAATAGCACCTATCACCCGTTTGGATTCCTGGCTTTTTATGAGCAGAAAAGCCTTTTGATCCTCCACCAGTTTCTTCCCGCTGAAAAACTTTCTGGAGAAAAGTTAGTGACCCATCTAGAAGGTTTTATTGAGGAGGCGGATGAATGGCGGACAGCTCTTGCAAGTGGCGCTTCTGCCCCTAGAAAATATCAAAGCGTCTCCGATAAACCCCCTCCCTTTGCACAATGA
- a CDS encoding HrpJ domain-containing protein, translating to MAEDNKVNEVRGARTHAAQEAKKAGNIARREARQVGSQANMQEAQELMIFNPLKMRKNFEPLNKRTERPPEGQKGQKTEKEAKEPSNVERVAANYYAKNPELQKKTLMSLHQEIKPDDSHEKILEKLQKIYADKSLADEAIDFLIEVSENKEALKKKYIGIKEDFNAQYGRQIQAGHNIRTQAQQFSKKGLGSPTALRDLYREITGNPRTPKQLFDELTAKFQFSDMKNIIDFILHSLGDDMKAKGPSIAREELKRLFSETRSMQAILGLFRFFFARMGMIKKQFDQYDLSMPSRVNYEVLARLLMKLLEERYPTPDKILKQSFVLGIAEELAAQIIVYTQYRDAMRHISPMLFKSERHRQEVLMALMETLSDLEDEIDEEEE from the coding sequence ATGGCAGAAGATAATAAGGTCAACGAGGTTCGGGGGGCACGCACCCACGCAGCGCAAGAAGCTAAGAAAGCAGGCAATATTGCCCGCCGAGAAGCGCGGCAAGTCGGTAGCCAAGCAAATATGCAGGAAGCGCAAGAGCTCATGATCTTTAACCCTCTTAAGATGAGGAAGAATTTTGAGCCTCTGAATAAGCGCACGGAACGTCCGCCAGAGGGGCAAAAGGGACAAAAAACCGAAAAAGAGGCAAAAGAGCCCTCTAATGTAGAAAGGGTCGCCGCTAACTACTACGCGAAAAACCCCGAGCTTCAGAAAAAGACCCTCATGTCCCTCCATCAGGAGATCAAGCCTGATGACTCCCACGAAAAGATCCTTGAAAAGCTGCAGAAGATTTACGCCGATAAGTCGCTTGCCGATGAGGCGATCGACTTTTTGATCGAGGTCTCTGAAAATAAAGAGGCCCTTAAGAAAAAATATATCGGGATCAAAGAGGATTTTAATGCCCAGTATGGACGGCAGATCCAGGCAGGCCACAACATTCGGACGCAGGCGCAACAGTTTTCGAAAAAGGGACTCGGAAGCCCCACGGCTCTCCGTGATCTTTATCGAGAAATCACGGGGAACCCTCGCACTCCTAAACAGCTCTTTGATGAGCTCACCGCTAAGTTTCAATTCTCCGATATGAAAAATATCATCGATTTTATCCTCCACTCTCTTGGCGATGATATGAAAGCCAAGGGACCTTCGATTGCGCGCGAAGAGCTCAAACGCCTCTTTTCAGAAACCCGCTCGATGCAAGCGATCCTCGGCCTTTTCCGCTTTTTCTTTGCCCGAATGGGGATGATTAAGAAGCAGTTTGACCAATACGATCTTTCGATGCCGAGCCGGGTTAACTATGAAGTCTTAGCCCGCCTTCTGATGAAACTTTTAGAAGAGCGCTACCCCACTCCCGATAAAATCCTTAAGCAGTCATTTGTCCTCGGCATTGCTGAAGAACTCGCTGCGCAGATCATTGTCTACACCCAGTACCGCGATGCAATGCGCCACATCTCCCCGATGCTTTTTAAGTCGGAGCGGCATAGGCAAGAGGTGTTAATGGCATTGATGGAAACTTTGAGCGATCTCGAGGATGAGATCGATGAGGAAGAAGAGTAA
- a CDS encoding filamentous hemagglutinin N-terminal domain-containing protein — translation MMRQLYLLLIGVLFSYTLYGKPQGFELKSGKASFKEGAIHQSSNKAIVHWKDFSVGKGETLRFIQPGRDAAILNRVTGGKVSQILGSLKANGHVLLVNPNGVYVGGTIHAAGFVASTADLSSEEFLKGSEWTFSAPGNGKIVQDGTISCHSGEVYLIAKEIEGAGKTAGHFVGKVAAEEVLIRPYTNQRVFIRTELGELDGGNPYEYAIRHEGKVETFAVKEEAGKIYLVADQVIANGTLISESGNIEVDGKEVHVKDNACIDTSGVRGGSIRIGADILRVKGRISADGWEKDGGTVSIRGNRCTDFLGVISAQALGQEGNGGVVTIFSNGLILNGRVSFDAKNGMFGELILNAQEP, via the coding sequence ATGATGAGACAACTGTATTTGCTCCTCATAGGGGTTCTTTTTTCTTATACACTTTATGGAAAACCGCAAGGGTTTGAGCTTAAATCGGGTAAAGCTTCCTTTAAGGAGGGAGCGATCCACCAAAGCTCCAACAAGGCGATCGTTCACTGGAAAGACTTTTCGGTGGGCAAGGGGGAGACCCTCCGCTTTATCCAGCCGGGGCGGGATGCGGCGATCCTCAACCGGGTCACTGGGGGCAAGGTTAGCCAGATCCTTGGCTCGCTTAAGGCTAATGGACATGTCCTTCTCGTAAACCCCAATGGAGTTTATGTGGGGGGAACCATCCATGCAGCGGGATTTGTCGCCTCAACAGCGGACCTTTCAAGTGAAGAGTTCCTCAAGGGAAGTGAGTGGACCTTTTCGGCACCTGGAAACGGAAAAATCGTCCAAGATGGGACGATTTCGTGTCATTCGGGAGAGGTTTATCTGATTGCGAAGGAAATTGAAGGGGCTGGGAAAACGGCAGGTCACTTTGTTGGGAAGGTGGCTGCTGAGGAGGTGCTGATCCGTCCTTACACAAACCAGCGGGTCTTTATTCGGACGGAGCTTGGAGAACTTGATGGTGGGAATCCTTATGAGTACGCGATCCGTCATGAGGGAAAAGTAGAAACTTTTGCGGTTAAGGAAGAGGCTGGGAAGATTTATCTTGTGGCCGATCAGGTGATCGCTAATGGAACCCTTATATCGGAAAGTGGAAACATTGAGGTTGATGGAAAAGAGGTTCACGTTAAGGATAATGCCTGCATCGATACTTCTGGGGTCCGTGGAGGGAGCATTCGGATAGGGGCCGATATTTTGAGGGTCAAGGGTAGAATTTCTGCAGATGGCTGGGAGAAAGATGGGGGGACTGTTTCTATCCGGGGAAACAGGTGCACAGACTTTTTAGGAGTCATTTCAGCTCAGGCTTTAGGGCAAGAGGGGAATGGAGGGGTTGTCACAATTTTTAGCAACGGGTTGATTCTAAATGGCAGGGTCTCTTTTGATGCTAAAAATGGGATGTTTGGAGAGCTTATTTTAAACGCACAAGAGCCTTAA
- a CDS encoding transglutaminase family protein, whose product MKKFIFLASLFWGMAFANSPQLTTLYRSLDPQSISQLFAFYHLYPQSEEGEQALADAWALMHKHRIEKRLLEGNLVLPAMEIDAVIGLVNKEPLESDILLDEEQLEMIEQVSDHLAHRKLKGHQVWKKKALFKLPSKEIDLARALFLYQFEEDPLTVRQYEASLDLIALQILARLPVGASDEEKIRAISHFIFHEKRFRFPPHSLYAKDIDTYTFLASVLDSRLGVCLGVSTLYLAIAQRLDLPLEIITPPGHIYIRHSSELNIETTARGIHLPDRAYLGINTRKLQERNMKEVVGLAFINQASVSWQKGDHQTAVKLYEEALPFLPNDPLLKMLLGYNYLFVGKVRQGKKLLREIKNLTFDHAVSKETGPEDFLQRRATIEGLKTLFAHVDETRTSILNKQKQLLKVLKKSPKFRDGIFQLAVTYLQLGRGHEALETLLRYHDLDPTNPTVEYYLAIVLMNRFHYKEAWHHLALAEKLTQERGHAPHCLKGLRHALRTLHADPADIFKQHNTSNLQKHGP is encoded by the coding sequence ATGAAAAAGTTTATCTTTTTAGCTTCACTATTTTGGGGAATGGCCTTTGCCAACTCTCCCCAATTAACAACCCTTTACCGGAGTTTAGACCCCCAGTCGATTTCACAGCTCTTTGCGTTCTACCACCTCTACCCTCAGTCAGAGGAGGGAGAGCAGGCCCTTGCCGATGCGTGGGCGCTGATGCACAAACACCGGATTGAAAAGCGGCTCCTTGAGGGGAACCTTGTCCTCCCGGCAATGGAGATCGATGCGGTCATCGGCCTGGTCAATAAAGAGCCCCTAGAAAGCGATATCCTTTTAGATGAAGAGCAGCTTGAGATGATCGAGCAGGTTTCCGACCACCTGGCCCACCGCAAGCTAAAAGGACACCAGGTGTGGAAGAAAAAGGCCCTATTTAAACTCCCTTCAAAGGAAATTGACCTGGCACGCGCCCTTTTTCTCTATCAGTTTGAGGAAGACCCTCTCACAGTCCGGCAGTATGAAGCGTCGCTCGATCTGATCGCTCTCCAAATCTTGGCCCGCCTCCCGGTGGGAGCTAGTGATGAGGAAAAGATCCGCGCCATTAGCCACTTTATCTTCCATGAAAAGCGGTTCCGCTTTCCCCCTCACTCCCTCTATGCAAAGGATATCGACACCTACACCTTCCTCGCTTCGGTCCTCGACAGCCGCCTTGGGGTCTGCTTGGGCGTTTCAACCCTTTACCTTGCGATCGCCCAGCGGCTCGATTTGCCTTTAGAGATCATCACCCCTCCCGGCCACATCTACATCCGCCATAGCAGTGAGCTCAATATTGAAACGACAGCGCGAGGGATCCACCTTCCCGATCGAGCTTATCTGGGGATCAACACCCGAAAGCTCCAAGAGCGGAATATGAAAGAGGTTGTCGGCCTTGCCTTTATCAACCAAGCCTCGGTGTCTTGGCAAAAAGGGGACCATCAAACAGCGGTGAAGCTCTATGAAGAGGCCCTCCCTTTCTTGCCTAACGATCCCCTTCTCAAGATGCTATTGGGCTATAACTACCTCTTTGTAGGGAAGGTAAGACAAGGAAAAAAACTGCTGCGGGAAATCAAGAATTTGACTTTTGACCATGCCGTTTCAAAAGAGACGGGGCCCGAAGATTTTCTTCAAAGACGGGCTACAATTGAAGGACTTAAAACCCTCTTTGCTCATGTCGATGAAACACGCACTTCGATCCTCAACAAGCAAAAACAGCTTCTCAAGGTTTTGAAAAAGTCCCCTAAATTTCGGGATGGCATCTTCCAGCTAGCGGTCACCTATCTGCAGCTAGGACGGGGGCACGAAGCCCTTGAAACGCTTTTGCGCTACCATGACCTCGACCCAACAAACCCCACCGTTGAATACTACCTAGCAATTGTGCTGATGAACCGGTTCCACTACAAAGAGGCCTGGCACCACCTTGCCCTTGCCGAAAAGCTCACCCAAGAGCGGGGGCATGCTCCCCACTGCCTCAAGGGCTTGCGTCATGCACTCCGCACCCTCCATGCCGACCCCGCAGATATTTTCAAACAACACAACACAAGTAATTTACAAAAACATGGACCATAA